The genomic stretch GAATTATCAACCTGAGGATGGTTTGGGGAGCCCTTGAACTTACAATGATTATAATTGGTGTTAGAAGTGAGGGCTATCATATGTGGACTATGCTCCTTGTAACTCACAGTTGACCAAACTCTTGAAGGTACCCTCAAGGTATACTGGTGGTGGGTGACAGATGGTAGACGGGCGTGCATGGAATTAACCATTCTCTGAATTCCTCCCTAAAAAGAACCCTTCCCCATGGCAGGACCAACAATATATTATGAAAAAGCCACAATGTAGGTTCTTCCTATGTTGCACACAGAATTTTAACCAGTGGAAATTCTGAATTATTTACTTAGCAAATTATATCCAGAGaagttttaaaactataaattctCACAAAGATTTCCTAAAAAGACTCAAATAAGGTGACAGATTGCAATCAGAAATCTCATTTACCAAAAAGGAAATGGACTTTCATTTTGAATGGAATtaatcactgggcttccctggtggctcagctgggaaagaagccgcctgcaaagcaggagacctgggtttgatccctaggttgggaagatccgctggagaaggaaacagctacccactcaagtgttctggcctggagaattccatggactatcccatggagctgcaaagagtcagacacaactgagcgactttcactttcaatcactGGGAAAACAATGTCCAACAATTTTTCTTAATTCTGATACTGGGAacaatttttagaattatttcatgatgaatttacattttaaatgtataaaccTTTATGGCCTTATGAACCCTGGCACAACTTtaagaattgaaaaagaaatttaaaaagcaagtgcCAGGAACTAcattcaacatcttgtaataacctattacggaaaaaaatatgaaaaagaatgtatataactatgtatataactgaatcactttgctgtatactggaaactaagacaacactgtaaataaactacacttcaataaaaaattgctaacaaaaatttaaagaattcagCAACATTAATAAAGAATGACTatatgggaggggagtttgggggagaatggatacataaatatatatggttGAATCCCTTTGCCGTCCACCTGAAACTTtcataacattgttaactggGTATACtccaaataaactaaaaaaatttaaaaaaaagaatgagtcactatttaaagaaaatgatatgGATTTTTAAGCACTgtaaaattcagctgtgaagaGGTTTTCTCTCAAGGCAGGTAGAAATATTAACTTCGTTTCAATGACTTATTTTAATCTTGCATGTTACTAACGTATTTCTAAGCATATCAACTTTAGTATTTATCTTAAATCTTTGAAATAGTTCAAGTAAAAAATAAGTTGTTAGACTTTACTTTTGAATTTCAGTGTACTAAATTATTCTAaacattagggcttcccaggtggcgctagtggtaaagaacccacttgccaatacaggaaatataagagacacgggttcgattcctgggtagggaagatctcctggagaagggtatggcaaccctctccactattcttgcatggagaaccccatggacagggaagcctggtgggttacactctatggggtcgcaaagagtcagacaagactgagtgactaagcacatcctAAACattaaaatcggagaaggcaatggcaccccactccagtactcttgcctggaaaatcccactgacagaggagcctggaaggctgcagtccatggggtcgctgagggtcaggcacgactgagcgacttcactttcacttttcactttcatgcactggagaaagaaatggcaacccactccagtgttcttgcctggagaatcccagggatggggagcctggtgggctgccgtctatggggtcgcacagagtcggacatgactgaagtgacttagcagcagcagcaaacattaaAATGCTTAAGAATCACGTAACCAAATAAGAAGTAAAGAATGAAAACTATacttttgaatttgttaaaatataaggAAACAACTAGAGTAAACCCATGAAAAACATGGGCTTGCCCAGGTGCACTTATTTACGGATTTTTTTTCAATGGCAAATACTACAGCACCACACCATCTATAGCTGGTTGAATTTGTGGACACTGAACTCTAGACAGAAAGCTGACTATagagttgtttagttgctcagttatgtccagttcttttgtgaccccatggattgtagcccaccaggctcctctgtccatgggatttctcaggcaagaatgctggagtgggttaccatttccttctccagggcatcttcccaacccagggaccgaactgcatctcctgcattggcaggtggattctttaccactgggccacctgggaagctcaactaTAAAGTTCCATGTGAATTTTCACCTGCATGGAGCACTGACGCCCCTAACCCCCACACTGCTCAGGAGGCAACCATACAATTTCAAatcttccatttatttaattcttgACTCAACTGCAAAAATTCTGACACAATCGAGGGTCCTTCACCATTACATATAAGTATAGACTTCATTTTAAGAGGTACTGAAACAGAAATCACAAAGTGTAACATACCTGATTAGGTGAACAAACAGGAAAATCTTCAACTGGTGGAATTAAACCCTGAGCAATCAATTGTCCATAAGAGGGAGGAGCTTCTCTTCTTAACAATTCTGCTTCCACTCTGGACAACTGTGTTTCAAATGATCTTTGAGACAAACAGAGGGATgaaaggagtttaaaaaaaaaaaagggcaagcCAAAACAGTAATTCTTTAATTATCAACAATTAAAACAAtctgaattttaatatatttgttcatttgtaaaGCAGAATCAGTCAACATTTGGTGAGTATTTATACTACCCTACACTGAGAACACAGAGATGAAGCGGACAGTCCAGCCTCATGTGGTTTTACACTAGGGGCCTGGATCACtaagttttaatatattaaatatcccTGTAAAAGATAAAACTACTAGATCTTTACCCTTCTGAGATCAGAGGGGCTTGAGGTGAAAGTATGTGAATATTCTTAGAAGATACTTTATTCGTCAAGTCCAACATATTTACCTTTTAGGTAAGGAAAACAGTGAAATGAGTTGCCAAAACCCATTCTGGAATAACCTGTTCTTAAACTcaagacctgtgtgtgtgtgtgtgtaataaccTGTTCTTAAACTCAAGACCTCtggtcttctgtgtgtgtgtgtgtgtgtgcgcgcgtgcgtgtgcacgcgctaagtcccttcagtcgtgtccgactctttgcgactctatggactgtaatcctccatgctcctcagtccatggggcttctccaggcaagaatactggagtgggctgccacgccctcctccaagggattttcctacgcagggatcaaacccaggtctcttacatgtcctgcactgcaggtgggttctttatcactcttTATGTTGCTTACTTGGTTTCATGTTGCAATGTAGTAAAACATTTCTGGCCACTTATGCCAAGTAAGAAGCATATGGTTGTTTTGATACTGTGCATCTGTTCTTGGCTATCTGGTATGTGACTTCTTTGTTGTATGTATTACTTGCAACTCTTCTGGGGCTGATGGTCATGGTCTCCACAGGAGCTTTCTAGAAGACCTCTCTGCCATCAACTTCTCCAGGTTTCTCCTCTGCCACGTGGAAGACGGCTCTCCCTGAGGGCCACCCTTTCACGCTGAACCATTTCTTACTTAACTGAGGTCCTCTGACTTTTATACCACTTTATTTTGTAGCTCTTACAGCATTTATATGTTTTGTCATTTAATCCTACCCACCAGTTCCTTCCTTCTAACTGTAAACTGCCTGTGAGATTACTCCTACTCATTGATCTATTCACCCATATGCTGCTTTGAACATAGAAGGCTCTCAAATGTCTGGAATTgttgaattaatatttataaaaactcaGGTTAAAGCACCATGACCAAGAATTTCAGCTTGCAAAATTCCTATAAAACATGTTAATCTGAAAACACTACAGACTGCCTTTTCTCACCTCATTaactcttgtttgttttttttaatgtgcttattaaCCTTCTGAGTCATATGCTTTTCATAGTAATTTTATAAATCACAGACAATAGGTAGCTCTGTCTCCAATAGTGTAACAAAAATATATTGCTCATCTCCTTAAAAAATGTGTTGTAAATATCTGGGCCATGTTTTTACTGTACAGAGCATGCAACACCATAGCTCTGTCTTGATACTGACCTTCGTTCAAACATTCTCAGAGAATAAAGCTTACAGGTGCACCCCAAGGCAATGACCAGCAGCAGGCCGCAGATGAGGCTCCCGATGACGGCGGCGGTGATGACCCGGGTTGGCACGATTACCGGGCAGTTCTCCTCGTCGCTGCCGTCGCCGCAGTCGTCCTGAGAGTCACACACCCAGCTTTCAAACACACATCGGTTGTTTTTACAATGAAAATTTCCTGGCTGGCAAAAGAAGCAGTTTTTTTCATCAGAGCCATTTGGGCAGTGGTTCTGGTAGTTGCAGCGATCAGAGCGAGGGTAGCAGACGCCGTTCCGGGAACACGGGAACTCCTCCTTCTGGCATACGGTACAGTTGATCTCGTCCCGCCCGTTTGGGCAATGCCAGTAGCCATCACAGCGCTGCTGCTCGGTGTAGCAGCCCCAGTTCCCTCCGCAGGGGATCTCCCACGGCAGACAGAAGCCATCTACCTGGTAAGTAGCATTAAAGCCCCTGGCCGCATTGACTTTATCAGCGCAGAAATGGACCCTTATCTGTCCAGAAGAAGACACTACAGTGAGAGGCGCGTGAGAATCAAAAGCGGTCAACACACGCAGAAGCTTGTGCGGATTCTCCTCTAATCCATCGTATATTTTGACATAATCACCATAACCAGTACCATCAAGTTTAAAGTCTGTGAAGCGTAAGATGACTTTGCGGTGATCACCAGTGTCTATTAACCAGGTGCAATTGCTTCCAGGAGGATAAAAGTCTGGATAATTGGGAGAATTAAAAgtaccataaaaatattttaaccactGCCCACAAGTGGGCACATCACAGTCGATCTCATCTCCGAGGTCAAGGCAGTCAATGTTGCCATCGCATTTTAAAGACTCGGGAAGGCAGGTGTAGACTTTGGTAAACCGAGACAGACACTGGAACTGGTTGTAAGCACAGGGCTGGAAGGAGGCAGATGTTGGAGGATTCGCTTCTCTGGCACAGATCTCTTCATCAGAACTGTCTCcacattcatccatgttgttgcatttCCAGGCTGCTGGTATACACTTTCCATTTCCACAGCGAAACTGGTCACAAGCACAGTTTGGTTCTTCAGATTTCCCTGGGAGGTCAGTGagaggagggagatggagaggtaaggagggaaaaaaaccaTATTCTTTAAAGGATATGTAACAGCAAGTggtatttttattgtaaatgttAATTAGCTCAGGTGATAGCTGGGCTTAagcaaaaaatttaattaatactGGCTTACTGATTActaaaacttttaattaaataatacttATGATTTGTTCCATGAAGATCTCTACAGCTGACCTAAAGATAAAGGACTGATTCTGTTTTTGCAGAAGCTGCTTTGCTACAGAACATTTAGTAAAGTGATGTAAGATATATGCGCCAGTAGTATATATGCCTAAGAATTTTAAATACCCTACTGAATAAACgttttgaaattaagaaaaattcctCCATAATAATCACCTTTTCAAatccattttaatattcttttttagttatttatatatatttatgtacatatacgCAATATCTTGCAAGTCCATTATCTAGACTCAAGAGtagggggaaggaaagagggcaAACAGGTGACAGAAAATGCTTCAGAATCCAAGTAATTATTACAAAGATGtgcttttaataaaaaagagaaaaagtagcaTATGTTGCTAAAGGTGACCAtgttaatttcagaaaaatatagttattttcagCAAAAATTTACGGGACTCTAATGCTCTGagttcttcatatttttatgatCTGGTCACACTATTCAGATAAAGTTTAAGAACCAGCAAAAGAAGACTTCTGATACTACAAACTATGAAAGTAAAATTGATTGTGTCTTTTCTTTGAAGGTGTAAAGATAATGGTAACACACAAAAATACATTCTGAAATAACATGCAGGATACGGGTGAACacttgaggggaaaaaagttccttttaaaataaatatattcaaaatatttaaaaagactgaCTTTAGTGTGTAAAATTAACCATTCTATTAGGATTATACAAAATGCCTTTTGGAGACCTAACTCTAGGGCACCTGAACCTTTTGCCTCAAATTCTGCAATCTCAGCTGTCTTGGTATTTAGTCACAATAAAATGGACGTTGTTTAGAAGGCAAGTCCTGAAGTGATTGAGGAGTTAATATGATAGAATTCTGTTCCAAACCTTTCTTCTTATATAAAAACACACCTGAAAAGTATGCCAGCCTGAAACCCTTCCTAGAGATACTGTCATCGGAATGGAAC from Bos mutus isolate GX-2022 chromosome 14, NWIPB_WYAK_1.1, whole genome shotgun sequence encodes the following:
- the LRP12 gene encoding low-density lipoprotein receptor-related protein 12 isoform X2, translated to MARRWNTKESPRWRSALVLLFLAGVYACGETPEQIRAPSGIITSPGWPSEYPARINCSWFIRANPGEIITISFQDFDIQGSRRCSLDWLTIETYKNIESYRACGSTIPPPYISSQDHVWIRFHSDDSISRKGFRLAYFSGKSEEPNCACDQFRCGNGKCIPAAWKCNNMDECGDSSDEEICAREANPPTSASFQPCAYNQFQCLSRFTKVYTCLPESLKCDGNIDCLDLGDEIDCDVPTCGQWLKYFYGTFNSPNYPDFYPPGSNCTWLIDTGDHRKVILRFTDFKLDGTGYGDYVKIYDGLEENPHKLLRVLTAFDSHAPLTVVSSSGQIRVHFCADKVNAARGFNATYQVDGFCLPWEIPCGGNWGCYTEQQRCDGYWHCPNGRDEINCTVCQKEEFPCSRNGVCYPRSDRCNYQNHCPNGSDEKNCFFCQPGNFHCKNNRCVFESWVCDSQDDCGDGSDEENCPVIVPTRVITAAVIGSLICGLLLVIALGCTCKLYSLRMFERRSFETQLSRVEAELLRREAPPSYGQLIAQGLIPPVEDFPVCSPNQASVLENLRLAVRSQLGFTSIRLPMAGRSSNIWNRIFNFARSRHSGSLALVSADGDEVVPSQSTSREPERNHTHRSLFSVESDDTDTENERRDTAGASGGVTAPLPQKVPPTTAVEATVGASGSSSTQSARGGHTETGRDVTSVEPPSVSPARHQLTSALSRMTQGLRWVRFTLGRSSSSNQNQSPLRQLDNGVNGREEDDDVEMLIPVSEGASDFDVNDCSRPLLDLASDQGQGFRQPYSGTNPGVRPSSRDGPCERCGIVHTAQIPDSCLEATLKTETSDDEALLLC
- the LRP12 gene encoding low-density lipoprotein receptor-related protein 12 isoform X1; translated protein: MARRWNTKESPRWRSALVLLFLAGVYGNGALAEHSENVHISGVSTACGETPEQIRAPSGIITSPGWPSEYPARINCSWFIRANPGEIITISFQDFDIQGSRRCSLDWLTIETYKNIESYRACGSTIPPPYISSQDHVWIRFHSDDSISRKGFRLAYFSGKSEEPNCACDQFRCGNGKCIPAAWKCNNMDECGDSSDEEICAREANPPTSASFQPCAYNQFQCLSRFTKVYTCLPESLKCDGNIDCLDLGDEIDCDVPTCGQWLKYFYGTFNSPNYPDFYPPGSNCTWLIDTGDHRKVILRFTDFKLDGTGYGDYVKIYDGLEENPHKLLRVLTAFDSHAPLTVVSSSGQIRVHFCADKVNAARGFNATYQVDGFCLPWEIPCGGNWGCYTEQQRCDGYWHCPNGRDEINCTVCQKEEFPCSRNGVCYPRSDRCNYQNHCPNGSDEKNCFFCQPGNFHCKNNRCVFESWVCDSQDDCGDGSDEENCPVIVPTRVITAAVIGSLICGLLLVIALGCTCKLYSLRMFERRSFETQLSRVEAELLRREAPPSYGQLIAQGLIPPVEDFPVCSPNQASVLENLRLAVRSQLGFTSIRLPMAGRSSNIWNRIFNFARSRHSGSLALVSADGDEVVPSQSTSREPERNHTHRSLFSVESDDTDTENERRDTAGASGGVTAPLPQKVPPTTAVEATVGASGSSSTQSARGGHTETGRDVTSVEPPSVSPARHQLTSALSRMTQGLRWVRFTLGRSSSSNQNQSPLRQLDNGVNGREEDDDVEMLIPVSEGASDFDVNDCSRPLLDLASDQGQGFRQPYSGTNPGVRPSSRDGPCERCGIVHTAQIPDSCLEATLKTETSDDEALLLC